From Oenococcus sicerae, the proteins below share one genomic window:
- a CDS encoding cation:proton antiporter yields the protein MELLLLFPIIVSLIVASSLVAHFFPLVPVSLLQILCGVGLSFFIHGSFGLDSEWFLLLFIAPMLFNDAWRFPKRELWQLKAPIIANAIVLVFLTALGGGWIIHLLIPVLPLSVSIALAAALSPTDPVAAGTILSRIKIPDNLLHVLMGESLLNDASGLVAFKYAVSATMLGSFIWHDALFNFIYISVVGALTGFFLISFLDWGTEFIRKHGANDEILQVIISILTPFLIFFIAEEVEHSSGVIAVVVAGILTKLRNNADYNSSFEFDVLSESIWRALAFVLNGTIFIMLGMQLPLAYKNAIISSHLNLFRGIIYGVLVWFVVFLIRAIWTYANEYLSFKKNPNNSSAPSLMGSAIMAFSGVRGAIALAAVLSIQSVSGDAFPHYYLLVFIAGVAVILSLVVASVMLPILTKRAGAVSSLPVDVQLIDQESEFNINEIGQREKKHKFISEESARIFQLRSGVQALKLQLHDAEFGNQVVNAKQAVIYDLVFDRQQKINDLQLKIDQQSAKKLATKERDFRVIALTAEVKTIEKYRGQRKLSTPVYHANMRGVKWSLRDVGRKRSFSFQWFLRLIRRTLQVAEMKISRTDSVQAKKENAMIHRARAKAGIKALTDYLETKKIDKYDQQAAFNTIINYRSWLAKIKASRTFNKNYDASMMELSLSALKAERDAVQQLFEANRISRLLGIKLLQEINFAETSALSADGS from the coding sequence ATGGAATTACTACTACTATTTCCAATAATTGTTTCTTTGATCGTTGCTAGTAGTTTGGTTGCGCATTTTTTCCCGCTTGTGCCTGTTAGCCTTCTTCAGATCCTTTGCGGCGTTGGACTATCTTTTTTCATTCATGGAAGTTTTGGTTTGGACAGCGAATGGTTTTTGCTCTTATTTATTGCACCAATGCTGTTTAATGATGCTTGGCGTTTTCCTAAAAGGGAATTGTGGCAGTTAAAAGCGCCGATCATTGCTAATGCGATCGTGCTGGTCTTTTTAACTGCACTCGGCGGCGGCTGGATCATTCACTTGCTAATTCCGGTACTGCCATTATCAGTTAGTATTGCTTTGGCGGCGGCCTTGTCGCCAACGGATCCTGTAGCGGCTGGCACGATTCTCTCGCGGATCAAGATCCCTGATAATTTATTGCATGTTTTAATGGGCGAAAGTCTTTTGAATGATGCTTCCGGGCTGGTTGCCTTCAAGTATGCGGTTTCAGCAACTATGCTGGGATCTTTCATCTGGCATGATGCATTGTTTAATTTTATTTATATTTCTGTTGTAGGCGCCCTAACTGGCTTCTTTCTGATTTCGTTTTTGGATTGGGGTACTGAATTCATTAGAAAACATGGTGCCAATGATGAAATTTTACAGGTCATTATTAGCATATTGACACCTTTTTTGATCTTTTTCATTGCTGAAGAAGTGGAACACTCCTCGGGTGTGATCGCCGTTGTTGTTGCGGGAATTTTGACCAAATTAAGAAATAACGCCGACTATAATTCTAGTTTTGAGTTTGATGTTTTATCTGAATCAATATGGCGAGCACTAGCTTTTGTTTTAAATGGCACGATTTTTATCATGTTGGGTATGCAGTTGCCGTTAGCATACAAAAACGCAATTATCAGTTCTCATTTAAATTTGTTTCGAGGCATCATTTATGGTGTACTGGTTTGGTTTGTTGTCTTTCTCATTCGGGCAATCTGGACTTACGCGAATGAGTATCTGAGTTTCAAAAAAAATCCTAATAACTCATCAGCACCATCCTTGATGGGATCAGCGATTATGGCCTTTTCTGGGGTACGTGGTGCAATTGCACTAGCAGCAGTCTTGTCGATTCAGTCTGTTTCCGGAGATGCTTTTCCACATTATTATTTGCTAGTCTTCATTGCCGGTGTGGCGGTGATTTTATCTTTAGTTGTTGCTTCAGTCATGCTGCCGATCCTGACTAAACGCGCAGGCGCTGTATCATCTTTGCCGGTTGATGTGCAGCTCATTGATCAGGAATCAGAATTTAATATTAACGAAATCGGTCAAAGAGAGAAGAAACATAAATTTATTAGTGAGGAATCAGCTCGTATTTTTCAATTACGCTCAGGTGTTCAGGCACTCAAATTGCAGCTGCATGATGCTGAATTCGGTAACCAGGTCGTTAATGCCAAACAAGCGGTTATTTACGATCTTGTGTTTGATCGCCAGCAGAAGATCAATGATCTGCAATTAAAAATTGATCAACAGTCTGCGAAAAAATTGGCTACAAAAGAACGTGATTTTCGCGTGATCGCTTTGACTGCTGAAGTGAAAACAATTGAAAAATACAGAGGACAGCGAAAACTTTCAACACCTGTCTACCATGCTAATATGCGTGGTGTTAAATGGTCGTTGCGTGATGTCGGACGTAAAAGGAGTTTTTCTTTTCAGTGGTTCTTACGCCTTATCCGACGTACTCTGCAAGTGGCTGAAATGAAGATCAGTCGTACGGATTCAGTTCAGGCAAAAAAAGAAAACGCTATGATTCACCGGGCACGAGCCAAGGCTGGTATCAAGGCTTTGACTGACTATTTAGAGACGAAGAAAATTGATAAATATGATCAGCAAGCAGCCTTTAACACGATTATCAACTATCGCAGCTGGTTGGCGAAAATCAAAGCAAGCCGCACTTTTAATAAGAATTACGATGCTTCGATGATGGAATTATCTTTAAGTGCGCTCAAAGCAGAACGAGATGCTGTACAACAATTGTTTGAAGCCAATCGAATTTCACGTTTGCTAGGCATTAAATTATTGCAAGAAATCAACTTCGCTGAGACCTCAGCCCTTTCGGCCGACGGTAGTTAA
- a CDS encoding exodeoxyribonuclease III → MNFISWNIDSLNAAIEHKSPRGLLTYETLSKIAAAQPDFLSIQETKLPQTGLSNKQDESLEALFPGYLRFVRTSNPPAKKGYAGVMILAKKAPISYDKPRLDVPDTMDDEGRVITLEYADFYLLTVYTPNSGDGLKRLELRGQWDDQFRDYLDGLSERKPVIFSGDLNVAHTEIDLKNPSTNHESAGFTDQERTKFGQLLDSGFIDSWRFQHPDQAQYSWWSQRNRAAKANNAGWRIDYYVVSDSLKDKIKKTGMLDTGTRADHAPIFLKMDF, encoded by the coding sequence ATGAACTTTATTTCTTGGAACATCGATAGTTTAAACGCTGCCATCGAACACAAGTCCCCACGAGGCTTGCTCACATATGAAACATTATCTAAAATTGCGGCTGCTCAGCCTGATTTCTTGTCCATACAAGAAACTAAATTGCCTCAAACGGGTTTAAGCAACAAACAAGATGAAAGTTTAGAAGCACTTTTCCCAGGCTACTTAAGATTTGTACGAACTAGCAACCCACCGGCCAAAAAAGGCTATGCCGGTGTTATGATCTTGGCTAAAAAAGCACCAATTTCATACGATAAACCCCGCCTCGATGTGCCAGATACAATGGATGACGAAGGCCGTGTCATTACGCTGGAATATGCTGATTTTTATCTATTGACCGTCTATACCCCAAATTCCGGTGATGGTTTAAAACGTTTGGAACTGCGCGGTCAATGGGACGATCAGTTTCGTGACTATCTTGACGGCTTATCCGAAAGAAAGCCAGTTATTTTTTCAGGTGATCTGAATGTTGCTCACACAGAAATTGATTTAAAAAATCCATCAACAAATCATGAATCAGCTGGTTTTACAGACCAAGAGCGGACTAAATTTGGTCAGTTGCTTGATTCCGGTTTTATTGATTCTTGGCGCTTCCAGCATCCGGACCAGGCACAATATTCTTGGTGGAGCCAGCGCAATCGTGCTGCTAAAGCTAATAATGCTGGTTGGCGAATCGATTATTATGTTGTCAGTGATTCACTTAAGGACAAAATAAAAAAAACCGGTATGCTGGATACCGGTACTCGAGCAGATCATGCACCCATTTTTTTGAAAATGGACTTTTAA
- the murB gene encoding UDP-N-acetylmuramate dehydrogenase, translating to MAEYAFAQVGGIVDYLALPKTRQEMKKLLAAADKAKLAVHVLGQLSNMLISDQGVAGLVIITSEMKTIHIDQNKIVADAGIDMISVSEFAYEHGLSGLEWAAGLPGSVGGAVYMNAGAYGGNTADCLKSVIALDHQGKSVILTKEKLGFSYRNSGIQRNDYYIVQAVFELEKDDPAVIRHWMDEFNLRRISKQPLNLPSNGSVFKRPTGYYAGKLVSEAGLQGIQIGGAQLSTKHANFIVNVDHATTADYLDLINLVKHTIRLKDHIDMELEIKMIGKGFTEN from the coding sequence ATTGCTGAATACGCTTTTGCACAAGTTGGCGGCATTGTTGATTACCTTGCTTTGCCAAAGACGCGTCAAGAAATGAAAAAACTATTGGCAGCCGCTGATAAAGCAAAACTAGCGGTGCATGTTTTAGGCCAGCTTAGCAACATGCTGATTTCCGATCAAGGTGTTGCAGGTCTTGTGATCATTACAAGCGAAATGAAGACGATCCATATTGATCAAAATAAAATTGTTGCTGATGCCGGTATTGATATGATTTCTGTTTCGGAATTTGCCTACGAACACGGTCTGTCTGGGCTTGAGTGGGCTGCCGGTCTGCCGGGTTCTGTTGGTGGTGCTGTCTATATGAACGCCGGCGCCTATGGTGGCAACACAGCTGATTGCCTTAAAAGTGTGATTGCTTTAGATCATCAGGGGAAATCAGTTATACTTACTAAAGAGAAGCTTGGTTTTTCTTATCGCAATTCCGGTATTCAGCGCAATGACTATTATATTGTGCAAGCAGTTTTTGAATTGGAAAAAGATGATCCAGCTGTCATTCGCCACTGGATGGATGAGTTTAATTTACGGCGTATCAGCAAGCAGCCTTTGAATCTGCCTTCGAATGGTTCTGTGTTCAAGAGACCGACTGGTTATTATGCTGGTAAATTAGTTAGCGAAGCCGGCCTGCAGGGCATACAAATAGGTGGCGCGCAGCTTTCGACAAAACACGCTAATTTTATTGTAAATGTTGATCATGCCACTACTGCGGATTATCTCGACCTGATCAACCTAGTCAAACACACCATTCGGCTGAAAGACCATATTGATATGGAATTGGAAATCAAAATGATTGGAAAGGGATTTACGGAGAATTAA
- a CDS encoding amino acid ABC transporter permease yields the protein MNYIISILPDILSGLNITIGLFIFTLIGATPLGVLMAIGMRSQFVILRWLLNAYVWIIRGTPLMLQLMFVYCGLPIATNNELVFPKMTAAVVVFILNYAGYLAEIFRGGIQAIPQGQYDAAQVLGISRGQTFRKIVLPQVFKIVLPSFGNEVINLIKDTSLGYVISLVDILYIAQGHAVADVTLLPYVIVAVLYLFFTALATLIMKKIEANYREWQ from the coding sequence ATGAATTACATTATTTCAATCTTGCCGGATATTTTAAGCGGCTTGAATATCACGATCGGTCTATTCATCTTTACTTTAATTGGTGCGACGCCGCTTGGCGTGTTAATGGCAATTGGTATGCGGTCACAGTTTGTTATTTTGCGCTGGCTATTAAATGCCTATGTGTGGATTATTCGTGGAACGCCCTTAATGCTGCAATTGATGTTTGTCTACTGCGGACTGCCGATCGCGACGAATAATGAACTTGTTTTCCCAAAAATGACAGCCGCAGTTGTCGTCTTTATCCTAAACTATGCTGGATATTTGGCTGAGATTTTTCGTGGCGGCATTCAAGCGATTCCACAAGGCCAGTACGATGCAGCTCAAGTCTTGGGTATTAGCCGTGGTCAAACATTTAGAAAAATCGTTTTGCCGCAAGTCTTTAAAATCGTTCTTCCCTCATTTGGTAATGAAGTGATCAATTTGATCAAAGATACCTCTTTGGGATATGTGATCAGTCTTGTGGATATTCTCTACATTGCTCAAGGGCACGCGGTTGCTGATGTGACTCTGCTGCCGTATGTCATCGTAGCTGTTCTGTATTTGTTCTTTACGGCACTGGCGACCTTGATCATGAAAAAAATCGAAGCAAATTATCGGGAGTGGCAATAA
- a CDS encoding amino acid ABC transporter ATP-binding protein — MLKIQNLTKTYNGKIIFRDLDLEVNNGDVLSIVGPSGIGKTTLLKIMAGLETADSGSMLIDQQPVNVSEKNQNRLIGVIFQDFNLFPQFTVLENISLAPQLVKKVQQQDAEEKARHILAELGIEDKASLYPYQLSGGQKQRVAIARALAMDPKILAYDEPTSALDEFSTDQVVDVIKELKAKSVTQMVITHDMPFAKKISDRIFDFKEEVKTK, encoded by the coding sequence ATGCTGAAAATTCAAAATTTAACCAAAACATATAATGGCAAAATCATTTTCCGAGATTTGGATCTTGAAGTGAATAATGGCGATGTTTTAAGTATCGTGGGGCCATCAGGTATTGGTAAAACGACGCTGCTGAAGATCATGGCCGGTTTGGAAACGGCAGATTCTGGCAGTATGCTGATCGATCAGCAGCCGGTTAATGTTTCAGAGAAGAATCAAAATAGACTAATTGGCGTTATCTTTCAGGATTTTAATCTATTTCCGCAATTTACAGTTTTGGAAAATATTAGTTTGGCACCACAACTGGTCAAAAAAGTTCAGCAGCAAGATGCCGAGGAGAAAGCCCGACATATCTTGGCCGAACTCGGGATCGAAGATAAAGCCAGTCTATATCCTTACCAATTATCAGGCGGGCAAAAGCAGCGAGTGGCTATTGCTCGGGCCCTAGCAATGGATCCCAAAATTCTAGCTTACGACGAACCAACCTCGGCTTTAGATGAATTTTCAACTGACCAGGTCGTTGATGTTATTAAAGAACTCAAAGCAAAATCAGTCACACAAATGGTCATTACACATGATATGCCGTTTGCTAAAAAAATTTCGGATCGAATATTTGATTTTAAAGAAGAGGTTAAAACAAAATGA
- a CDS encoding toxic anion resistance protein, with translation MANMNDSTEERGQQELKASVLPTLNPDDQIKARDLAKQLDGLDPEQIISYGSDVQKEISDFSQNVLDQVSNKELGAIGDNLRDLVVTISETKPDELAPQKASFVAKIFGKIKRSALEVQAKYEKVGQQIDRAAEQLSSQQLGLTNDNKMLEGLYQRNLAYYKQLNLYIAGAEVKEKDIRDNILSAAQKRAAKTQNQLDAQTVQDIYQTLTTLEKRDYDLKLTRQIAIQQAPQIRLVQTTNRQLAEKIQSSINTAIPLWKNQIAIALTLFKQRDAINTQKAVSETTNHLLEQNSQMLKQSALDTAQESNRGVVDIESLKKSQQNLIDTIQQTIKIQNQGREQRAHAETDLVALEKQMKEELRRIAHEQNYPSDSENKIN, from the coding sequence ATGGCGAATATGAATGATTCGACCGAAGAAAGAGGCCAGCAGGAGCTAAAAGCATCCGTTTTGCCAACCCTGAATCCTGATGATCAAATTAAAGCAAGAGATCTAGCCAAACAACTGGACGGGCTCGATCCGGAACAGATCATTAGTTATGGTTCGGATGTTCAAAAAGAAATCTCGGATTTTTCTCAAAATGTGTTAGATCAGGTCTCTAATAAAGAATTGGGCGCCATTGGTGATAATCTGCGTGATTTGGTTGTTACGATCAGCGAGACGAAGCCCGATGAATTGGCACCGCAAAAAGCCAGTTTCGTTGCGAAAATTTTTGGTAAGATTAAGCGATCAGCATTAGAAGTACAAGCTAAATATGAAAAAGTTGGTCAGCAAATTGATCGAGCAGCCGAACAGCTATCTAGCCAGCAGCTAGGATTGACTAACGATAATAAGATGTTGGAAGGCTTGTATCAGCGCAATTTGGCTTACTACAAGCAATTAAATTTATATATTGCCGGGGCTGAAGTCAAAGAGAAAGACATCCGTGACAATATCCTGTCAGCTGCACAAAAAAGAGCTGCCAAAACGCAAAACCAGTTAGATGCACAAACAGTACAAGATATTTACCAAACACTAACTACTTTAGAAAAACGTGATTACGATTTGAAACTGACACGTCAGATCGCGATTCAGCAAGCGCCGCAGATCCGCCTTGTTCAAACAACTAATCGGCAATTAGCTGAAAAGATCCAGTCATCGATCAATACTGCAATTCCTTTATGGAAAAATCAGATCGCAATTGCGCTCACTTTGTTCAAACAACGCGACGCGATCAACACACAAAAAGCTGTTTCGGAAACAACTAATCATCTGCTGGAACAGAATTCGCAAATGTTAAAGCAATCAGCATTAGATACGGCTCAAGAAAGTAATCGTGGTGTGGTTGATATTGAATCATTAAAAAAATCGCAGCAAAATTTGATCGATACGATTCAGCAAACTATTAAAATTCAAAATCAGGGCCGTGAACAGCGTGCCCATGCGGAAACGGATCTGGTTGCCTTAGAAAAACAAATGAAAGAAGAACTGAGAAGAATTGCACACGAACAAAACTATCCTAGCGATTCAGAAAACAAAATTAATTGA
- the tsaE gene encoding tRNA (adenosine(37)-N6)-threonylcarbamoyltransferase complex ATPase subunit type 1 TsaE, whose translation MLIFKQQTLADSRKLAHRLAGFLSAGDLILLYGDLGAGKTTFTRDLVQELGADKNIIVNSPTFTVMQQYTGHGLAFPVYHFDAYRLEGIGAADQGFEDYIGTDGLTLVEWPEYMSDILPDHYLKITFTYAGDSRNIDFSASGSHYERILKAL comes from the coding sequence ATGCTGATTTTTAAACAACAAACATTAGCTGACAGTCGAAAACTCGCACATCGTTTGGCGGGTTTTTTGTCGGCTGGCGATCTGATTCTATTGTATGGTGATCTAGGGGCCGGCAAAACAACTTTCACGCGCGATTTAGTTCAAGAACTAGGTGCGGATAAAAATATCATCGTGAATTCACCAACTTTCACAGTCATGCAGCAGTATACCGGCCATGGTTTGGCGTTTCCTGTTTATCATTTTGATGCTTATCGTTTGGAAGGCATTGGGGCAGCTGACCAAGGCTTCGAAGATTATATCGGAACTGATGGTTTGACTTTGGTTGAGTGGCCTGAATATATGAGTGATATTTTACCTGACCACTATCTTAAAATCACTTTTACCTATGCTGGAGACAGTCGCAATATTGATTTTTCGGCATCTGGTAGTCATTATGAGAGGATTCTGAAAGCACTATGA
- a CDS encoding peptidoglycan recognition protein family protein, whose amino-acid sequence MALKIIRNYITRHDRFKEAIPLLPAGIMIHSTACLDVMAADWFTMWHKSLAAGEINREAAVHAFVDDQAVYQYWPWMICGWHAGGRVIITRIAIETCEPAGIEYAEDSFDLIVYDSTVFAKYFEKVWQDDIQLSLWLCQQFQIAPGNIISHHEGF is encoded by the coding sequence ATGGCGCTGAAAATTATTCGCAATTATATAACCCGTCATGATCGTTTTAAAGAAGCCATTCCTTTACTGCCAGCCGGCATTATGATTCATTCGACAGCTTGTCTTGATGTTATGGCTGCTGATTGGTTTACAATGTGGCATAAATCGCTTGCTGCTGGTGAAATTAATCGTGAAGCAGCTGTCCATGCTTTTGTGGATGATCAGGCTGTCTACCAGTATTGGCCATGGATGATCTGCGGCTGGCATGCAGGCGGCAGGGTAATAATTACCCGCATTGCTATCGAGACTTGTGAACCGGCTGGAATTGAGTATGCTGAAGATAGTTTTGATTTGATTGTTTATGATTCGACAGTGTTTGCAAAATATTTTGAGAAAGTTTGGCAAGACGACATTCAATTATCACTTTGGCTATGTCAGCAGTTTCAGATCGCTCCTGGCAATATTATCAGTCATCATGAAGGTTTTTGA
- a CDS encoding 3'-5' exonuclease, producing MNFLAMDFETASSDPWSAVSLGLTLVADNKISQNWYSLIKPETAFSYWNTEINGLTADDVIDSPKFPAVWDEIKNLYSDYPIVVGHNIRFDNNVLQQTLHYYGLKAPHYLSLDTVAVSRKFHPEMANHKLDTVVADLGLNLAHHHNAADDAQAAAEILIYEIEHFGESRIKDFAKLT from the coding sequence ATGAATTTTCTAGCAATGGATTTCGAAACAGCTAGCAGTGATCCCTGGTCAGCTGTGTCGCTGGGGCTGACTCTGGTAGCTGATAACAAAATTTCTCAAAATTGGTATTCATTGATCAAACCGGAGACTGCTTTTTCGTATTGGAATACGGAAATTAACGGATTGACAGCTGATGATGTGATTGATTCACCAAAATTCCCGGCTGTTTGGGACGAAATTAAGAATTTGTACAGTGATTATCCGATCGTTGTTGGTCATAATATTCGTTTTGACAATAATGTTTTGCAACAAACGCTACATTATTATGGCTTGAAAGCGCCACATTATCTTAGTCTTGATACGGTGGCAGTCTCTCGAAAATTTCATCCAGAAATGGCAAACCATAAACTAGATACAGTAGTCGCTGATCTGGGTCTGAACTTGGCGCACCATCATAATGCAGCTGATGATGCACAGGCAGCAGCGGAAATTCTGATTTATGAAATTGAACATTTTGGTGAATCACGGATCAAAGATTTCGCCAAACTTACTTAA
- a CDS encoding amino acid ABC transporter substrate-binding protein, with amino-acid sequence MNTSNSKKKLFVNIGIVVLIIAIIAAAIGYVTLRPKANKTDGWYKIDQAKKITIGLDDTFIPMGFRNKQGKLVGFDVDLADKTFKKLGIKVKWEPINWATKEQLLNNGQIDAIWNGYTVSAARKKKVAFSVPYKKGTQVLVTLSKYKMRSFADMQGKTLGVQNASTADTQFSQYKNLLKKYVKSPVEKYDTFDKAFMDLKAGRIQGILVDSMYAGYYIQHLSDSKDYQIITGAYPTDNTAVGFRKSDKLLRQKVNAVLEKFQKNGQMKSLQQKWFGKADSNLK; translated from the coding sequence ATGAATACATCTAATAGCAAGAAAAAATTATTTGTCAATATCGGCATCGTTGTCCTGATCATTGCAATTATCGCTGCTGCCATCGGTTACGTGACGCTCAGACCTAAAGCAAATAAGACGGACGGCTGGTATAAGATCGATCAAGCCAAAAAAATAACAATTGGTTTAGATGACACTTTTATTCCAATGGGATTTCGTAACAAACAAGGCAAGTTAGTTGGCTTTGATGTTGATCTGGCTGATAAAACATTCAAGAAATTAGGGATAAAAGTTAAATGGGAACCAATCAATTGGGCTACTAAGGAACAGCTATTGAATAATGGCCAGATCGATGCGATTTGGAATGGCTATACAGTCTCAGCGGCCCGCAAGAAAAAAGTTGCCTTCTCAGTTCCCTACAAAAAAGGTACACAAGTACTTGTCACTCTGTCGAAGTATAAAATGCGTTCCTTTGCCGACATGCAGGGCAAAACACTGGGTGTCCAAAATGCTTCAACGGCTGATACACAATTCAGTCAATATAAAAATTTGTTGAAAAAGTATGTTAAAAGTCCTGTAGAGAAATATGACACGTTTGATAAAGCTTTTATGGATCTAAAAGCTGGACGTATTCAAGGCATTTTGGTTGATTCGATGTACGCGGGCTATTATATTCAACACCTATCGGACTCTAAAGATTATCAGATCATCACTGGCGCTTATCCAACTGACAATACAGCGGTCGGTTTTAGAAAATCAGATAAGTTATTGCGTCAAAAGGTAAATGCTGTTTTGGAAAAATTCCAAAAAAATGGTCAGATGAAATCTTTACAGCAGAAATGGTTTGGTAAGGCCGACAGCAACCTGAAATAA